One Keratinibaculum paraultunense genomic window carries:
- a CDS encoding class I SAM-dependent methyltransferase, producing MFAKQGFDVTAVELVEKHVKQIKEKINEEMSIEVIQGNALNLSIIEDKSYDIVLCFGHLYHLSKMEDRIKCISEVKRVCKDNGKMFFAFISNDMVITTETFLYNPNFLLEDSYNHKTFKVVDFPFIFHTVDDCRKLLKDSELNIISEVAADGLSELLQDKINKMDDESYEQWLIYHFYCCEKPEFLGTSNHLLFVAEK from the coding sequence ATTTTTGCAAAACAAGGATTCGATGTAACTGCAGTAGAGCTAGTAGAAAAACATGTAAAGCAAATAAAGGAAAAGATAAATGAAGAAATGTCAATAGAAGTAATTCAGGGAAATGCTTTAAATTTATCAATAATAGAAGATAAAAGCTATGATATTGTATTATGTTTTGGGCATTTATATCATTTATCTAAAATGGAAGACAGGATAAAATGTATAAGTGAAGTAAAACGGGTTTGTAAAGATAATGGAAAGATGTTCTTTGCTTTTATTTCAAATGATATGGTTATTACAACGGAAACATTTTTATACAATCCTAATTTTTTACTAGAGGATTCATATAATCATAAAACTTTTAAGGTTGTTGACTTTCCATTTATTTTTCATACAGTAGATGATTGTAGAAAGTTATTAAAGGATTCAGAATTAAATATTATTTCAGAGGTAGCTGCAGATGGCTTAAGTGAACTTCTTCAAGATAAGATAAATAAAATGGATGATGAAAGCTATGAACAATGGTTAATTTATCATTTCTATTGTTGTGAGAAACCTGAGTTTTTAGGGACTAGTAATCATTTATTATTTGTAGCAGAGAAGTGA
- a CDS encoding DUF3885 domain-containing protein, translating to MKVKKRPKDILGNILNQYGVEDKVLNRLTYKYVLHIDKLSEKYQYLEDGNLNELYVEECIQKAIEIFKFMEYSDNLLVVYEDLFGQENEKEKEFLESTLTDVIQYDTYKLKWKYPIYKDDLPIHQDDEVYTCIRHLYHVKEINIQKLFREIILSDIGGKMDFCSSVFIIDINSGYIFHLYDDRGLFLFAPKEEHLTDVWKKFHDSIFTLDSNFKIIVNSLYWLDKTKDDPNDLCLHGDITVTIGEEKLLYSCTVSAAALRMLKTLSEDHLPTKGEQMLPCCGFSMIPNGNLDEVDIIGCDNGVDWTVLHEDGMVKLITEKGNIVFIYYLQYKDEILRFADIVEDYYKKSLPKNISEDEFERNGYIAFWNEWHRRNGGSL from the coding sequence TTGAAAGTCAAAAAAAGGCCAAAGGATATTTTAGGTAATATTTTAAACCAATATGGAGTAGAAGATAAAGTCTTAAATAGACTAACTTATAAATATGTGCTTCATATTGATAAGTTAAGTGAAAAGTATCAGTATCTAGAAGATGGAAATTTAAATGAATTATATGTGGAAGAATGTATTCAAAAAGCAATAGAAATATTTAAGTTTATGGAGTATAGTGACAATCTTTTAGTTGTTTATGAAGATTTATTTGGACAAGAGAATGAAAAAGAGAAGGAATTCCTAGAGAGTACCTTGACTGATGTAATTCAGTATGATACATATAAATTAAAATGGAAATATCCTATATATAAAGATGATTTACCAATACATCAAGATGATGAAGTCTATACCTGTATAAGGCATTTGTATCATGTAAAAGAAATAAATATACAGAAATTATTTAGAGAGATAATTTTATCAGATATAGGCGGAAAAATGGATTTTTGTTCATCTGTTTTTATTATAGATATAAATAGTGGTTACATTTTCCATTTATATGATGATAGGGGACTTTTTTTATTTGCTCCAAAAGAAGAACATCTTACAGATGTATGGAAGAAGTTTCATGATAGTATTTTTACACTTGATTCAAATTTTAAAATAATAGTAAACAGTCTTTATTGGCTAGATAAAACTAAAGATGATCCTAATGATTTATGTCTTCATGGAGATATAACAGTTACTATAGGAGAAGAAAAATTACTCTATTCTTGTACAGTAAGCGCAGCAGCCCTTAGAATGTTAAAGACATTATCTGAAGATCATTTACCAACAAAAGGGGAACAAATGTTACCTTGTTGTGGTTTTTCTATGATTCCTAATGGAAATTTAGATGAGGTAGATATTATCGGATGTGATAATGGAGTTGATTGGACTGTTCTACATGAGGATGGAATGGTCAAGCTTATTACTGAAAAGGGAAATATTGTATTTATTTATTATCTCCAATATAAAGATGAAATTTTGCGTTTTGCTGATATAGTAGAAGACTATTATAAAAAGTCTTTACCTAAAAATATTTCAGAAGATGAATTTGAAAGAAATGGGTATATAGCATTTTGGAATGAATGGCATAGAAGGAATGGAGGGAGTTTATGA
- a CDS encoding GNAT family N-acetyltransferase — MELTFRNASSTDIDKIFELNKDLIEKYETNLNYDFEKIFTWVKKKIEKNIDNYQCIYFNGIKVGYFFLHTEGEILELDDLFIFEKFQGKGIGTKVLKYVDLIAKKQNKDVFLYVFISNEKAINLYQRNGYKIVKNIANSRYLMSK, encoded by the coding sequence ATGGAACTAACATTTAGAAATGCATCATCTACCGATATAGATAAAATATTTGAGTTAAATAAAGATCTTATTGAAAAATATGAAACTAATCTAAATTATGATTTTGAAAAAATTTTTACTTGGGTTAAAAAAAAGATAGAAAAAAATATAGATAACTATCAATGTATTTATTTTAATGGAATTAAGGTAGGGTATTTCTTCCTACATACTGAAGGAGAAATACTTGAACTTGACGATCTGTTTATTTTCGAAAAATTTCAGGGAAAAGGTATAGGCACAAAAGTTTTAAAATATGTTGATTTAATTGCAAAAAAGCAAAATAAAGATGTATTTTTATATGTATTTATAAGCAATGAAAAGGCTATTAACTTATATCAAAGGAATGGATATAAGATTGTAAAAAATATAGCTAATAGTAGGTATCTAATGAGTAAATAA
- a CDS encoding helix-turn-helix domain-containing protein has protein sequence MADFLNVSRPSMCREMSRMKDEGVIDYHRSTIKIKDVEALGRYVE, from the coding sequence ATGGCAGATTTTTTAAATGTATCTCGACCGTCTATGTGCCGAGAAATGAGCCGTATGAAGGATGAAGGAGTTATCGATTATCACCGCTCAACAATAAAAATAAAGGACGTTGAAGCCCTAGGACGGTATGTAGAATAA
- a CDS encoding GNAT family N-acetyltransferase produces MNYKKIELNNSNIDKKSELLLMQIAKWHNLTPKLWIPDYKISTAEIEETVLKIKNTRNEDLFLAIAEDEQSHVQGFIWACKQKKYQDRVMILSLYVTEDYRGQGVATNLKILLEKWCRLEGIKAIETTVHYKNNSMMALNQKLGYIPGMVYMIKKL; encoded by the coding sequence ATGAATTATAAAAAAATTGAGCTTAATAATAGCAATATCGACAAAAAATCAGAATTGCTTTTAATGCAGATTGCAAAATGGCATAATCTTACACCAAAACTATGGATACCAGATTATAAAATTTCAACAGCAGAAATAGAAGAAACAGTACTAAAAATTAAAAATACAAGAAATGAAGATTTGTTTCTTGCTATTGCGGAAGATGAACAGAGTCATGTACAAGGATTTATATGGGCGTGCAAACAAAAGAAATATCAAGATAGAGTTATGATTTTATCATTATATGTAACAGAAGATTATAGAGGCCAAGGGGTAGCTACAAACCTAAAAATATTATTAGAGAAATGGTGTCGACTTGAAGGAATAAAAGCAATAGAAACAACAGTACATTATAAGAATAATAGTATGATGGCATTAAATCAAAAACTTGGATATATTCCTGGAATGGTATATATGATAAAAAAATTATAA